Proteins from one Embleya scabrispora genomic window:
- a CDS encoding RNA polymerase sigma factor, with the protein MFVSASTSRSLPPEIAEFVNVKSLIERGEAQGYIASDEVRQAFEADQIPATQWKNVLRSLNQVLDQEGVTIMVSAADSAAPKRSRKSVAAKSAAKRTATKTVVTNRAAVAPVPAAPAPGITAEPPANATTPDENATPIAEAASAPAAAPRKAAAKKTAAGAKKAAPKKVAAKKTAGKADEAEPDAEELPDEPDVVVEDAAPDEPENKGFILSDDEDDAPAQQVAAAGATADPVKDYLKQIGKVPLLNAEQEVNLAKRIEAGLFAEDKLGSGEKVQPKLRMELEIIAEDGRRAKNHLLEANLRLVVSLAKRYTGRGMLFLDLIQEGNLGLIRAVEKFDYTKGYKFSTYATWWIRQAITRAMADQARTIRIPVHMVEVINKLARVQRQMLQDLGREPTPEELAKELDMTPEKVVEVQKYGREPISLHTPLGEDGDSEFGDLIEDSEAVVPADAVSFTLLQEQLHSVLDTLSEREAGVVSMRFGLTDGQPKTLDEIGKVYGVTRERIRQIESKTMSKLRHPSRSQVLRDYLD; encoded by the coding sequence TTGTTTGTGTCGGCCAGCACATCCCGTTCGCTCCCGCCCGAGATCGCCGAATTCGTCAACGTGAAGTCGTTGATCGAGCGGGGTGAGGCCCAGGGGTACATCGCCAGCGACGAGGTGCGCCAGGCGTTCGAGGCCGACCAGATTCCGGCCACCCAGTGGAAGAACGTCCTGCGCAGCCTCAACCAGGTCCTCGACCAGGAGGGGGTGACCATCATGGTCAGTGCCGCGGACTCGGCGGCACCCAAGCGCAGTCGCAAGAGCGTGGCGGCGAAGAGCGCGGCCAAGCGCACCGCGACCAAGACCGTCGTCACCAACCGCGCCGCGGTCGCCCCCGTGCCGGCCGCCCCCGCGCCGGGCATCACCGCGGAGCCGCCTGCGAACGCCACGACACCCGACGAGAACGCCACCCCGATCGCCGAGGCCGCCTCGGCACCTGCCGCCGCGCCGCGCAAGGCCGCCGCGAAGAAGACCGCCGCCGGTGCCAAGAAGGCCGCGCCGAAGAAGGTCGCCGCCAAGAAGACGGCCGGCAAGGCCGACGAAGCCGAGCCGGACGCCGAGGAGTTGCCCGACGAGCCCGACGTCGTCGTCGAGGACGCGGCGCCCGACGAGCCGGAGAACAAGGGCTTCATCCTCTCCGACGACGAGGACGACGCGCCGGCCCAGCAGGTCGCCGCCGCGGGCGCCACCGCCGACCCGGTCAAGGACTACCTCAAGCAGATCGGCAAGGTCCCGCTGCTCAACGCCGAGCAGGAGGTCAACCTCGCCAAGCGGATCGAGGCGGGCCTGTTCGCCGAGGACAAGCTGGGCTCCGGCGAGAAGGTGCAACCCAAGCTCCGGATGGAGCTGGAGATCATCGCCGAGGACGGCCGGCGGGCGAAGAACCACCTCCTGGAGGCCAACCTCCGCCTGGTGGTCTCGCTGGCCAAGCGCTACACCGGCCGCGGCATGCTCTTCCTGGACCTGATCCAGGAGGGCAACCTGGGTCTGATCCGCGCGGTGGAGAAGTTCGACTACACCAAGGGCTACAAGTTCTCCACCTACGCCACGTGGTGGATCCGGCAGGCGATCACCCGGGCCATGGCCGACCAGGCGCGGACCATCCGCATCCCGGTCCACATGGTCGAGGTGATCAACAAGCTCGCCCGCGTGCAGCGCCAGATGCTCCAGGACCTGGGCCGCGAGCCCACCCCGGAGGAACTGGCCAAGGAACTCGACATGACGCCGGAGAAGGTCGTCGAGGTCCAGAAGTACGGTCGCGAGCCGATCTCGCTGCACACCCCCCTCGGCGAGGACGGGGACAGCGAGTTCGGCGATCTGATCGAGGACTCCGAGGCGGTCGTGCCCGCCGACGCGGTCAGCTTCACGCTGCTCCAGGAGCAACTGCACTCGGTGCTCGACACGCTCTCCGAGCGCGAGGCGGGTGTGGTGTCGATGCGCTTCGGGCTCACCGACGGTCAGCCCAAGACGCTCGACGAGATCGGCAAGGTCTACGGCGTGACGCGCGAGCGCATCCGGCAGATCGAGTCGAAGACGATGTCCAAGCTGCGCCACCCCTCGCGCTCCCAGGTGCTGCGCGACTACCTCGACTGA
- a CDS encoding solute symporter family protein: MTGPHLAAAAGHRGLTGLLFVVFVLITLGITVWASRNNRTTNDFYAGGREFSGAQNGLAIAGDYMSAASFLGIAGLIALFGYDGFLYSIGFLVAWLVVLMLVAELVRNCGRFTMADVVAFRMSRKPVRTAAGAATIVVSIFYLIAQMVGAGTLVALLLGDSGGSAQTWTIVGVGALMVVYVTFGGMKGTTWIQIVKAVLLLGGAILMTLLVLWRFHFDLDELLHTAARTSGHGQQFLEPGLKYGKNLTSRLDFISLAIALVLGTAGLPHILVRFYTVPTARAARHSVMWAIALIGTFYLLTIVLGFGAAAVLGSDRIRKSNAAGNTALPLLAEELGGGPDTFGGVVLLAVIAAVAFATILAVVAGLTLASSASFAHDLYTNVIRKEETDEKSELRAARLSAIVIGGIAIGLSLSAQKLNVAFLVALAFAVAASANLPTLLYTLFWRRFNTNGTVWAIYGGLGSALVLVLFSPVVSGGKTPLVTGVDFHWFPLENPGIVSIPIGFLCGWIGTLRSDEEADAAKYAEMEVRSLTGAGAY, encoded by the coding sequence ATGACCGGCCCGCACCTGGCGGCCGCCGCCGGCCATCGCGGCCTGACCGGACTGCTGTTCGTGGTCTTCGTGCTGATCACCCTCGGCATCACCGTGTGGGCCAGCCGCAACAACCGCACGACCAACGACTTCTACGCCGGCGGACGGGAGTTCTCCGGCGCGCAGAACGGGCTCGCGATCGCGGGCGACTACATGTCGGCGGCCTCCTTCCTGGGCATCGCCGGGCTGATCGCGCTGTTCGGCTACGACGGCTTCCTGTACTCGATCGGCTTCCTGGTCGCGTGGCTGGTCGTGCTCATGCTCGTGGCCGAACTCGTGCGCAACTGCGGCCGGTTCACCATGGCCGACGTGGTGGCGTTCCGGATGAGCCGCAAGCCGGTGCGCACCGCCGCCGGCGCCGCGACGATCGTGGTCTCGATCTTCTACCTGATCGCCCAGATGGTCGGCGCGGGCACGCTGGTGGCGCTGCTGCTCGGCGACAGCGGCGGCTCGGCGCAGACCTGGACGATCGTCGGGGTCGGCGCGCTGATGGTGGTCTACGTGACCTTCGGCGGGATGAAGGGCACGACCTGGATCCAGATCGTCAAGGCGGTGTTGCTGCTCGGCGGCGCGATCCTGATGACCCTGCTGGTCCTGTGGCGTTTCCACTTCGACCTCGACGAGTTGCTGCACACCGCCGCGCGCACCAGCGGCCACGGGCAGCAGTTCCTCGAACCGGGCCTGAAGTACGGGAAGAACCTGACCAGCCGGCTGGACTTCATCAGCCTGGCCATCGCCCTGGTGCTCGGCACCGCGGGGCTGCCGCACATCCTGGTGCGGTTCTACACCGTGCCCACCGCGCGGGCCGCGCGGCACTCGGTGATGTGGGCGATCGCACTGATCGGCACGTTCTACCTGCTCACGATCGTGCTCGGGTTCGGTGCGGCGGCGGTGCTCGGCTCGGACCGGATCCGCAAGTCGAACGCGGCGGGCAACACCGCGCTGCCGCTGCTCGCGGAGGAACTGGGCGGCGGGCCGGACACGTTCGGCGGCGTGGTGCTGCTCGCGGTGATCGCGGCGGTGGCGTTCGCGACCATCCTGGCGGTGGTGGCCGGGCTGACCCTGGCCTCCTCGGCGTCGTTCGCGCACGACCTGTACACGAACGTGATCCGCAAGGAGGAGACCGACGAGAAGAGCGAACTGCGGGCGGCACGGCTGTCCGCGATCGTGATCGGCGGGATCGCGATCGGGCTGAGCCTGTCCGCGCAAAAGCTCAACGTCGCCTTCCTGGTCGCGCTCGCCTTCGCGGTGGCCGCCTCGGCGAATCTGCCCACGTTGCTCTACACGCTGTTCTGGCGGCGGTTCAACACCAACGGCACGGTCTGGGCGATCTACGGCGGGCTCGGCTCGGCCCTGGTGCTGGTGCTGTTCTCGCCGGTGGTCTCCGGGGGCAAGACGCCGCTGGTGACCGGCGTCGACTTCCACTGGTTCCCGCTGGAGAACCCGGGGATCGTGTCCATCCCGATCGGCTTCCTGTGCGGCTGGATCGGCACGTTGCGCTCGGACGAGGAGGCGGACGCGGCGAAGTACGCCGAGATGGAGGTGCGTTCGCTGACCGGGGCGGGCGCCTACTGA
- a CDS encoding S1 family peptidase: MMVRAPERNERSSFRRYIRGSTAALAAIVVAAVLTGAAPSAPAGPPRGVVGGSPADTATYPWAVALSSRAEYGSARSGQFCGGTLIAPTKVLTAAHCMFDQNGKRDDRPDLKVIQGRTDLRTTTGREVAVGSVYVNPGFDATWISGDWAVLTLDEPLSTGSASLVGADEDVYAADTPSTVVGWGDTTGRGDYSPTLRQVTVPLVSDAACSTAYPGGIYGTYDAASMVCAGEKRGGKDACSADSGGPLLIGGRVAGIVSWGDGCALAGKPGVYTRVAAFARDIRDAAGL; encoded by the coding sequence ATGATGGTGCGAGCGCCCGAGCGGAACGAACGCAGCAGTTTCCGGCGGTACATCCGAGGATCGACGGCCGCGTTGGCCGCGATCGTGGTTGCGGCGGTCCTGACGGGGGCCGCGCCCTCCGCGCCCGCCGGGCCCCCGCGCGGCGTGGTCGGCGGGTCGCCCGCCGACACCGCGACCTATCCGTGGGCGGTGGCCCTCTCCAGTCGTGCCGAGTACGGCTCCGCGCGATCGGGGCAGTTCTGCGGCGGCACGCTGATCGCACCCACGAAGGTGCTGACCGCCGCGCACTGCATGTTCGATCAGAACGGAAAACGCGACGATCGCCCGGATCTCAAGGTGATCCAGGGCCGGACGGATCTACGCACCACCACGGGCCGCGAGGTCGCGGTCGGCTCGGTGTACGTGAACCCGGGTTTCGACGCCACCTGGATTTCCGGCGACTGGGCGGTGTTGACCCTCGACGAGCCGCTGAGCACCGGCAGCGCGTCGCTGGTCGGCGCGGACGAGGACGTGTACGCCGCCGACACCCCCTCGACGGTGGTCGGCTGGGGTGACACCACGGGACGGGGCGACTACTCCCCGACGCTGCGTCAGGTCACCGTGCCGCTGGTGTCCGACGCCGCGTGCAGCACCGCCTATCCGGGCGGGATCTACGGCACCTACGACGCCGCGTCGATGGTGTGCGCGGGGGAGAAGCGGGGCGGCAAGGACGCGTGCAGCGCGGACAGCGGCGGACCGCTGCTGATCGGCGGACGGGTCGCCGGGATCGTGTCCTGGGGCGACGGGTGCGCGCTGGCGGGCAAGCCGGGCGTGTACACCCGGGTCGCCGCGTTCGCCCGGGACATCCGGGATGCCGCCGGATTGTGA
- a CDS encoding SpoIIE family protein phosphatase, producing the protein MNDDKGGSARPADIDAALLDTLSTHGSIAFAFYDRQLRCRRVSGALAGMHRRAAADLLGRRPGEVSPDARGRRIEAVLSRVLADGEPHVEPHATGPDGAADAPDSADSGDRARPDPADGHERVYEAQWLPVPDPADRDGPAVGVLLVVRDVTEQRRCAELLRAGQWRTAGLQAMTARIAGTLSVPEVEVAVGELGAGIAAVCSEAYLLDETTPVYPWPNVPAQRTVGRRRGMPAHWPADLVAAVTDGVAQYTCADGPGASRAVLPLVGSGAPLGVLRYTFDDGRAFGADDRIFLEAFAGQCALAVERSRLYEREHRTAVALQRSLLPDRLPAVPGVEFGFRYLPGAPDFEVGGDWYDVFQLPDGRVAIVVGDVIGKGLTAAAGMGRVRSALRALAFTDPEPAAVLTGLDRLFTATEDDESLTTLVYAVVDPTTGLLDLADAGHLPVVVVSADGKSRLVEIGEESTPLGVAEHRTQHTVRLDPGDILIGFSDGLVETRGRGIDEGLDDLVEMARGANEGLEPLLTAILDGLIGDRGRDDDVTILGVRITGDD; encoded by the coding sequence ATGAACGACGACAAGGGCGGAAGCGCGCGGCCCGCGGACATCGACGCGGCGTTGCTCGACACCTTGAGCACCCACGGATCCATCGCATTCGCTTTCTACGACCGGCAGTTGCGCTGTCGGCGGGTCAGCGGCGCGCTCGCCGGGATGCACCGGCGCGCCGCCGCCGATCTGCTCGGCAGGCGTCCCGGCGAGGTTTCCCCGGACGCGCGGGGTCGGCGGATCGAGGCGGTGTTGTCCCGGGTGCTTGCCGACGGTGAACCCCACGTCGAGCCGCACGCGACCGGCCCCGACGGCGCCGCGGACGCCCCGGATTCCGCGGACTCCGGCGACCGGGCCCGGCCGGATCCCGCGGACGGGCACGAACGGGTCTACGAGGCACAGTGGTTGCCCGTTCCCGATCCCGCCGACCGGGACGGCCCGGCGGTCGGCGTGCTGCTGGTGGTACGCGACGTCACCGAGCAGCGTCGCTGCGCGGAATTGTTGCGCGCCGGGCAGTGGCGCACCGCCGGGCTCCAGGCGATGACGGCGCGGATCGCCGGCACCCTGAGCGTGCCCGAGGTCGAGGTCGCGGTCGGCGAACTCGGCGCCGGCATCGCCGCCGTGTGCTCGGAGGCGTACCTCCTGGACGAGACCACACCGGTGTATCCGTGGCCGAACGTGCCCGCGCAGCGCACCGTCGGCCGCCGCCGGGGCATGCCCGCGCACTGGCCGGCGGACCTGGTGGCGGCGGTCACCGACGGCGTGGCGCAGTACACCTGCGCCGACGGCCCCGGCGCCTCCCGGGCGGTCCTGCCGCTGGTCGGCTCCGGCGCGCCGCTGGGCGTACTGCGCTACACCTTCGACGACGGACGGGCGTTCGGGGCGGACGACCGGATCTTCCTGGAGGCGTTCGCGGGACAGTGCGCCCTCGCGGTCGAGCGGTCCCGGCTGTACGAGCGCGAACACCGCACCGCGGTCGCCCTGCAGCGCAGCCTGCTGCCGGATCGGTTACCCGCGGTGCCCGGGGTCGAGTTCGGCTTCCGCTACCTGCCGGGCGCGCCCGACTTCGAGGTGGGCGGCGACTGGTACGACGTGTTCCAACTGCCCGACGGGCGGGTGGCGATCGTGGTCGGCGACGTGATCGGCAAGGGGCTGACCGCGGCGGCGGGCATGGGCCGGGTGCGCTCGGCGCTGCGCGCGCTCGCCTTCACCGATCCCGAACCCGCCGCCGTACTCACCGGCCTGGACCGGCTGTTCACCGCCACCGAGGACGACGAGTCGCTGACCACGCTCGTCTACGCGGTGGTCGACCCCACCACCGGTCTGCTCGACCTCGCCGACGCGGGGCACCTGCCGGTGGTGGTCGTCTCGGCCGACGGCAAGTCCCGACTGGTCGAGATCGGCGAGGAGTCCACGCCCCTGGGGGTGGCCGAACACCGCACCCAGCACACCGTGCGCCTCGATCCCGGCGACATTCTGATCGGCTTCTCCGACGGGCTGGTGGAAACGCGCGGTCGCGGCATCGACGAGGGGCTGGACGACCTCGTCGAGATGGCCCGGGGGGCCAACGAGGGCCTGGAGCCGCTGTTGACGGCCATCCTCGACGGACTCATCGGCGACCGGGGCCGCGACGACGACGTGACCATCCTGGGGGTGCGGATCACCGGCGACGATTGA
- a CDS encoding DUF485 domain-containing protein: MTTSSYRPTPSLGVPFGDPEPDPRAEIYLRVQASPEFQEIRRRHRDFVFPMSLAFLAWYLLYVFASTFARHFMAHRLLGACNVALAFGLLQFASTFLITWAYARNARAKRDRAALNLRWETQEMFR; encoded by the coding sequence GTGACGACCAGTTCGTACCGACCCACACCCAGCCTGGGTGTGCCGTTCGGCGACCCGGAGCCGGATCCGCGGGCGGAGATCTACCTGCGCGTGCAGGCGAGCCCCGAGTTCCAGGAGATTCGGCGCCGCCACCGCGACTTCGTCTTCCCGATGTCGCTGGCCTTCCTCGCCTGGTACCTGCTCTACGTGTTCGCGTCCACGTTCGCGCGGCACTTCATGGCGCACCGCCTCCTGGGCGCGTGCAATGTCGCGCTGGCGTTCGGGCTGCTCCAGTTCGCGAGCACCTTCCTGATCACGTGGGCGTACGCGCGCAACGCCCGGGCCAAGCGCGACCGCGCGGCGCTGAACCTGCGCTGGGAGACCCAGGAGATGTTCCGATGA
- a CDS encoding HD domain-containing protein, with amino-acid sequence MPQGRTDGSAAIAGFTLDDAVALARAAHDGQLDKGGHPYITHPLRVMQHVEGTYTRMAAVLHDVIEDTPVGADDLRAAGVPEQVVVAVIALSKLPGEPLERSMARAAADPIALVVKRADIADNRSEARLGQLDPATQVRLREKYTRSIELLERFAAR; translated from the coding sequence ATGCCCCAGGGACGGACCGACGGAAGCGCGGCGATAGCCGGCTTCACGTTGGACGACGCGGTGGCGCTCGCCAGGGCCGCGCACGACGGTCAATTGGACAAGGGTGGTCACCCGTACATCACGCACCCGCTTCGGGTGATGCAGCACGTCGAGGGGACCTACACGCGGATGGCGGCGGTCCTGCACGATGTGATCGAGGACACGCCGGTGGGTGCGGACGACCTGCGCGCCGCCGGGGTGCCGGAGCAGGTCGTGGTCGCGGTGATCGCGCTGTCCAAGCTGCCGGGCGAGCCGCTGGAGCGCAGCATGGCCCGCGCGGCGGCGGACCCGATCGCGCTGGTGGTCAAGCGGGCGGACATCGCGGACAACCGGTCCGAGGCCCGTCTGGGCCAACTCGATCCGGCGACGCAGGTGCGACTGCGCGAGAAGTACACGCGCTCGATCGAACTCCTGGAGCGGTTCGCGGCGCGCTGA
- a CDS encoding sucrase ferredoxin, translated as METCVFASHELAEPMAGTAPTTRGWLLIEHPGPWAAKALVDSRGLADGVGRELEARAARAGFRATLIRRPDEAGARAEAEPVEPDAPRTVFLAWTEPGATWLRRLCVSDVAELLAHDLAALAGPVEPSVGEAVAEPLMLVCTNGKRDRCCAVEGRPLAAALAARFPEATWEATHLGGHRFAPTAVVLPQGYLYGRLDPLAAGAVLTAARRGEIAPEHCRGRATWSRAGQAAELAVREECGERRADALSVHDERAEDDGGWTVLVHHVDGRRWTVVVNPREEAPARPESCGKGGALPTSMRARVAATSRQ; from the coding sequence GTGGAAACCTGCGTCTTTGCCTCGCACGAACTGGCCGAGCCGATGGCCGGCACCGCTCCCACCACGCGCGGATGGTTGCTGATCGAACATCCCGGGCCGTGGGCGGCGAAGGCGCTGGTGGACAGCCGGGGCCTGGCCGACGGCGTGGGTCGCGAACTGGAGGCGCGCGCGGCACGGGCGGGCTTTCGCGCGACGCTGATCCGCAGGCCCGACGAGGCGGGCGCGCGAGCCGAGGCGGAGCCGGTCGAGCCCGACGCGCCGCGCACGGTCTTTTTGGCCTGGACCGAGCCGGGCGCGACCTGGCTGCGCCGACTGTGCGTGAGCGACGTCGCCGAACTGCTCGCCCACGACCTCGCCGCGCTCGCCGGACCGGTCGAGCCCTCGGTGGGCGAAGCGGTCGCCGAGCCGCTGATGCTGGTGTGCACGAACGGCAAGCGCGACCGCTGCTGCGCGGTCGAGGGCCGCCCGCTCGCCGCCGCCCTCGCCGCGAGGTTCCCCGAGGCCACCTGGGAGGCCACCCACCTGGGCGGGCACCGTTTCGCCCCGACGGCCGTGGTGCTGCCCCAGGGCTACCTGTACGGCCGCCTGGACCCCCTCGCGGCCGGCGCCGTGCTCACCGCCGCTCGCCGGGGCGAGATCGCGCCGGAGCACTGCCGGGGCCGGGCCACCTGGTCCCGGGCCGGCCAGGCGGCCGAACTCGCGGTCCGGGAGGAGTGCGGCGAGCGCCGGGCCGACGCCCTGTCGGTGCACGACGAGCGGGCCGAGGACGACGGCGGGTGGACCGTGCTCGTCCACCACGTCGACGGGCGCCGCTGGACCGTGGTGGTGAACCCGCGCGAGGAGGCCCCGGCCCGGCCGGAGAGCTGCGGCAAGGGCGGCGCCCTCCCGACCAGCATGCGGGCCAGGGTGGCGGCGACCTCGCGTCAGTAG
- a CDS encoding DNA gyrase/topoisomerase IV subunit B, with protein sequence MTAQTTAQSTALLAGEPDHSNYTARHLLVLEGLDAVRKRPGMYIGSTDSRGLMHCLWEIIDNSVDEALGGFGDRIEVLLHADGSVEVRDNGRGIPVDVEPKTGLSGVEVVMTKLHAGGKFGGGSYAASGGLHGVGASVVNALSARLDIEVDRGGHTHAISFRRGVPGEFADLGADAPFSSGNGLRRIKKIPKTRSGTRTRYWADRQIFLKDAALDLELLHARARQTAFLVPGLTLVVRDERNGANQGEVDEQVFHYSGGISEFCEYLAPDRALCDVLRFTGSGTFKETVPVLDEQGHMVPTEVQRELGVDVALRWGTGYDSTLRSFVNIIATPKGGTHVAGFDQALRRTVNDALRSAKLLRVAEDDITKDDATEGLTAVVTVRLAEPQFEGQTKEVLGTSAAARIVQNVVSKELKAFLTSTGRDHKAQARAVLEKVVSAARTRIAARQHKEAQRRKTALETSALPAKLADCRSDDVDRSELFIVEGDSALGTAKLARNSEFQALLPIRGKILNVQKASVSDMLKNAECAAIIQVIGAGSGRTFDIDQARYGKIIFMADADVDGSHIRCLLLTLFQRYMRPMVEAGRVFAAVPPLHRIELSRPKKGQDKYVYTYSDAELKRTLLEFQRKGVVWKDPVQRYKGLGEMDADQLAETTVDPRHRTLRRINLGDLEAAERVFDLLMGNEVAPRKEFITNSASLLDRSRIDA encoded by the coding sequence GTGACCGCCCAGACGACCGCGCAGTCCACCGCGCTCCTGGCGGGCGAGCCCGACCACTCGAACTACACCGCACGGCACCTCCTCGTCCTCGAGGGTCTGGACGCGGTCCGCAAGCGCCCCGGCATGTACATCGGCTCCACCGACAGCCGGGGCCTGATGCACTGTCTGTGGGAGATCATCGACAACTCGGTCGACGAGGCCCTCGGGGGCTTCGGCGACCGGATCGAGGTGCTCCTGCACGCGGACGGCTCGGTGGAGGTTCGGGACAACGGTCGCGGTATTCCCGTCGACGTGGAGCCCAAGACCGGCCTGTCCGGTGTCGAGGTCGTCATGACCAAGCTGCACGCCGGCGGCAAGTTCGGCGGCGGTTCCTACGCCGCGTCCGGCGGCCTGCACGGCGTCGGCGCCTCGGTGGTCAACGCCCTGTCCGCCCGACTCGACATCGAGGTGGACCGGGGCGGGCACACGCACGCCATCTCGTTCCGCCGCGGCGTGCCCGGCGAGTTCGCCGACCTCGGCGCCGACGCTCCGTTCAGCAGTGGTAACGGACTGCGCCGGATCAAGAAGATCCCCAAGACCCGCAGCGGTACCCGGACCCGCTACTGGGCGGACCGGCAGATCTTCCTCAAGGACGCCGCGCTCGACCTCGAACTGCTCCACGCGCGCGCCCGCCAGACCGCGTTCCTGGTGCCCGGACTGACCCTCGTTGTTCGCGACGAGCGCAATGGGGCGAATCAGGGCGAAGTAGACGAACAGGTCTTTCACTACTCCGGTGGGATCAGCGAGTTCTGCGAATACCTCGCCCCCGACCGCGCGCTCTGCGACGTGTTGCGCTTCACCGGCTCCGGCACGTTCAAGGAAACCGTGCCCGTGCTCGACGAGCAGGGGCACATGGTGCCCACCGAGGTCCAGCGCGAGCTGGGCGTCGATGTGGCGCTGCGCTGGGGCACCGGCTACGACTCGACGCTCCGCTCGTTCGTGAACATCATCGCCACCCCCAAGGGCGGCACCCATGTCGCCGGATTCGACCAGGCGCTGCGGCGCACGGTCAACGACGCGCTGCGCTCGGCCAAGCTGCTGCGCGTGGCCGAGGACGACATCACCAAGGACGACGCCACCGAGGGGCTGACCGCCGTGGTCACCGTCCGGTTGGCCGAGCCGCAGTTCGAGGGGCAGACCAAGGAGGTGCTGGGCACCTCGGCCGCCGCGCGGATCGTGCAGAACGTGGTGTCCAAGGAACTCAAGGCGTTCCTGACCTCCACCGGGCGCGACCACAAGGCGCAGGCGCGCGCCGTCCTGGAGAAGGTCGTCTCGGCGGCCCGCACCCGGATCGCCGCGCGGCAGCACAAGGAGGCCCAGCGTCGCAAGACGGCCCTGGAGACCTCGGCGCTGCCCGCCAAGCTGGCCGACTGCCGCAGTGACGACGTGGACCGCAGCGAGTTGTTCATCGTCGAGGGCGACTCCGCGCTCGGCACCGCCAAGCTCGCCCGCAACTCGGAGTTCCAGGCGCTGCTGCCGATTCGGGGCAAGATCCTGAACGTGCAGAAGGCGTCGGTGTCGGACATGCTCAAGAACGCCGAGTGCGCCGCGATCATCCAGGTGATAGGAGCGGGCTCGGGGCGCACCTTCGACATCGACCAGGCCCGCTACGGCAAGATCATCTTCATGGCCGACGCCGACGTCGACGGCTCGCACATCCGCTGCCTGCTGCTGACCCTCTTCCAGCGCTACATGCGCCCGATGGTCGAGGCCGGCCGGGTGTTCGCCGCGGTCCCGCCGCTGCACCGGATCGAGTTGTCCCGGCCGAAGAAGGGCCAGGACAAGTACGTCTACACCTACTCCGACGCCGAACTGAAGCGCACCCTGCTGGAGTTCCAGCGCAAGGGCGTGGTCTGGAAGGACCCGGTCCAGCGCTACAAGGGCCTGGGCGAGATGGACGCCGATCAACTCGCGGAGACCACGGTCGACCCCCGACACCGCACCCTGCGCCGCATCAACCTCGGCGATCTGGAGGCGGCGGAGCGGGTGTTCGACCTGCTGATGGGCAACGAGGTCGCGCCGCGCAAGGAGTTCATCACCAACTCCGCGTCGCTGCTCGACCGGTCGCGCATCGACGCCTGA
- a CDS encoding FadR/GntR family transcriptional regulator — protein MTHAPASGPADAFRAGEPGAAGTDPMSRRPYVWDGPDLEPARAVRKPGVGRGRGLHGQLVQQLGQMIVAGEVGAERPLVPEEIGQRFEVSRTVVRESLRVLEAKGLVSARPNVGTRVRPVSDWNLLDPDVIEWRACGPQRDSQRRELFELRWGIEPLAAHMAACRNHPEIVRRLGDVVEIMQRAVAQPDPLTFSRADAEFHGLLLQVAGNRMLDHLASILAAALQVSGGHVAGCEHLSEASVALHARLVDAVAAGDGESAETAMRSLLAVHPEVDRQFPAPREG, from the coding sequence ATGACCCACGCCCCGGCGAGCGGCCCGGCCGACGCGTTCCGCGCCGGCGAGCCGGGCGCCGCCGGCACCGACCCGATGTCCCGCCGGCCGTACGTGTGGGACGGACCCGACCTCGAACCGGCCCGCGCCGTCCGCAAACCCGGCGTCGGCCGGGGGCGGGGACTGCACGGCCAACTCGTCCAGCAGCTCGGCCAGATGATCGTCGCGGGCGAGGTGGGCGCCGAACGCCCGCTGGTGCCCGAGGAGATCGGCCAGCGCTTCGAGGTCTCCCGGACCGTGGTGCGCGAATCGCTCCGGGTCCTGGAGGCCAAGGGCCTGGTCAGCGCCCGGCCCAACGTCGGCACCCGGGTGCGCCCGGTGAGCGACTGGAACCTGCTCGACCCCGATGTGATCGAGTGGCGCGCGTGCGGCCCGCAGCGTGATTCGCAGCGTCGCGAACTGTTCGAACTGCGCTGGGGGATCGAGCCGCTGGCCGCACACATGGCCGCGTGTCGCAACCACCCGGAGATCGTCCGTCGGCTCGGCGACGTGGTGGAGATCATGCAGCGGGCGGTGGCCCAGCCCGATCCGCTGACCTTCAGCCGCGCCGACGCCGAGTTCCACGGCCTGCTGCTCCAGGTCGCCGGCAACCGTATGCTCGACCACCTCGCGAGCATCCTGGCCGCCGCCCTCCAGGTGTCGGGCGGGCATGTCGCCGGATGCGAACACCTGTCGGAGGCGTCGGTCGCGCTGCACGCGCGTCTGGTCGACGCGGTCGCCGCCGGCGACGGGGAGAGTGCCGAGACCGCCATGCGGTCGCTGCTCGCGGTACACCCCGAGGTGGACCGCCAGTTTCCCGCCCCCCGCGAGGGATGA
- a CDS encoding DUF7455 domain-containing protein, whose amino-acid sequence MNSVLTPASPLTAADRCDRCGAQAYLRVVLSSGGELLFCAHHARKFEPELRKVAVEIQDETDRLTAVPVTAPDDDN is encoded by the coding sequence GTGAATTCGGTTCTGACACCCGCCAGTCCGTTGACGGCCGCCGACCGTTGTGATCGGTGCGGCGCCCAGGCATACCTTCGGGTTGTCCTTTCCAGCGGCGGCGAACTGCTGTTCTGTGCGCACCACGCCCGCAAGTTCGAGCCGGAACTTCGGAAGGTGGCCGTGGAGATACAGGACGAGACCGACCGCCTCACGGCGGTCCCCGTTACCGCACCGGACGACGACAACTGA